A portion of the Parambassis ranga chromosome 22, fParRan2.1, whole genome shotgun sequence genome contains these proteins:
- the LOC114428029 gene encoding synaptotagmin-16-like isoform X1: MASDITPEAIGFLSAVGVFIVALAVLFLFINKKLCFSRVGGLPCLEQHGRRKKGRAGIRQGLVDSYGGGDEDDDDISSSSDSEDEVLKQFEISVSRSQSFRSTAAAATGSEQQSQQVQQAQLSLGRRHKFTRLSDHEEGSTEPSDCEEMEAQGRHGFLDPLSAALEESEQASAPSLEKAVRVEAPAASRDSPTPGMRRQAADGSEDTENVTDNDKNEATDSSSAWSPEQEQPPLLNELSSQPVSSTPRTPISKCGDLLLSLEYQPDLEKVLVSVIAARDIPDKARSGMDSWQVHMVLLPSKKQRHKTSVQKGSLPHFNETFRFSRLEPSDLQMSAVRFRLYALGGRMSRERMMGEKLLHLGELNPEGGAMETTLLLEPRSNLKSLGSQLSLSAVSQSDSASSTQSLTHGGVPELLVGLSYNATTGRMSVELIKGSHFRNLAINRPPDTYGRLSLLNSVGQEMSRCKTSVRRGQPNPVYKETFVFQVALFQLSDVTLLISIYNRRSMKRKEMVGWIALGQNSSGEEEQLHWQDMKESRGQQVCRWHVLLEA; this comes from the exons TCACCCCGGAGGCCATCGGCTTCCTGTCTGCGGTGGGCGTCTTCATCGTTGCGTTGgccgtcctcttcctcttcatcaacaAGAAGCTCTGCTTCTCACGCGTCGGCGGGCTGCCCTGCCTCGAACAACATGGCCGCCGCAAGAAGGGACGGGCAGGGATCCGCCAGGGGCTTG TGGACAGCTACGGCGGCGGCGACGAGGACGATGACGAcatcagcagctcctctgacaGCGAGGATGAGGTCCTGAAACAGTTTGAGATCTCTGTGTCACGCTCGCAGAGTTTCCGCAGCACGGCGGCGGCGGCTACTGGCTCCGAGCAGCAGTCCCAGCAGGTCCAGCAGGCCCAGCTGTCGTTGGGTCGACGCCACAAGTTCACCCGACTGTCAGACCACGAAGAGGGCAGCACTGAGCCGTCAGACTGTGAAG AAATGGAGGCTCAGGGCCGTCACGGCTTCCTGGACCCACTGTCCGCCGCACTGGAGGAGAGCGAGCAGGCGTCCGCTCCTTCCCTGGAGAAAGCTGTCAGAGTGGAGGCGCCGGCAGCCAGCAGGGACAGCCCCACCCCGGGCATGCGTCGACAGGCCGCGGATGGCAGCGAGGACACGGAGAACGTGACGGATAACGACAAGAACGAAGCCACTGACAGCTCGTCCGCCTGGAGCCCAGAG CAGGAGCAGCCGCCGCTCCTCAATGAGCTCTCCTCTCAGCCCGTCAGCTCCACCCCTCGAACCCCCATCTCCAAATGTGGAGACCTGCTCCTCTCCCTGGAGTACCAGCCCGACTTGGAGAAGGTCCTGGTCTCTGTGATTGCAGCCCGGGACATCCCCGATAAAGCCCGCAGCGGCATGGACTCCTGGCAGGTGCACATGGTCCTCCTGCCCTCCAAGAAACAGCGGCACAAGACGTCGGTGCAGAAAGGCTCGCTGCCGCACTTCAACGAAACCTTCCGCTTCTCCCGCCTGGAGCCGTCCGACCTGCAGATGTCGGCCGTCCGGTTCCGGCTGTATGCGCTGGGAGGCAGGATGTCCCGCGAGCGCATGATGGGGGAGAAGTTGCTGCATTTGGGAGAGCTCAACCCGGAGGGGGGTGCGATGGAGACGACGCTGCTTCTGGAGCCGCGCAGTAACCTCAAG AGCTTGGGCTCCCAGCTGAGTCTGTCTGCCGTGTCCCAGAGCGACAGCGCCTCGTCCACTCAGTCTCTGACCCACGGCGGCGTCCCCGAGCTCCTGGTCGGTCTCTCCTATAACGCAACAACCGGACGGATGTCTGTGGAGCTCATCAAGGGCAGCCACTTCAGGAACCTGGCCATCAACAGACCCCCAG ACACCTACGGCCGGCTGTCTCTGCTGAACTCGGTGGGTCAGGAGATGTCCCGCTGTAAGACATCAGTGCGTCGTGGTCAGCCCAACCCCGTCTACAAGGAGACGTTTGTCTtccaggtggcgctgttccaaCTGTCAGACGTCACGCTGCTGATCTCCATCTACAACCGCCGCAGCATGAAGCGCAAAGAGATGGTGGGCTGGATCGCTCTGGGCCAGAACAGCAGCGGCGAGGAGGAGCAGCTCCACTGGCAGGACATGAAGGAGAGCCGGGGACAGCAGGTGTGCCGCTGGCACGTCCTGCTGGAGGCGTAA
- the LOC114428029 gene encoding synaptotagmin-16-like isoform X2, translating to MASDITPEAIGFLSAVGVFIVALAVLFLFINKKLCFSRVGGLPCLEQHGRRKKGRAGIRQGLVDSYGGGDEDDDDISSSSDSEDEVLKQFEISVSRSQSFRSTAAAATGSEQQSQQVQQAQLSLGRRHKFTRLSDHEEGSTEPSDCEEMEAQGRHGFLDPLSAALEESEQASAPSLEKAVRVEAPAASRDSPTPGMRRQAADGSEDTENVTDNDKNEATDSSSAWSPEEQPPLLNELSSQPVSSTPRTPISKCGDLLLSLEYQPDLEKVLVSVIAARDIPDKARSGMDSWQVHMVLLPSKKQRHKTSVQKGSLPHFNETFRFSRLEPSDLQMSAVRFRLYALGGRMSRERMMGEKLLHLGELNPEGGAMETTLLLEPRSNLKSLGSQLSLSAVSQSDSASSTQSLTHGGVPELLVGLSYNATTGRMSVELIKGSHFRNLAINRPPDTYGRLSLLNSVGQEMSRCKTSVRRGQPNPVYKETFVFQVALFQLSDVTLLISIYNRRSMKRKEMVGWIALGQNSSGEEEQLHWQDMKESRGQQVCRWHVLLEA from the exons TCACCCCGGAGGCCATCGGCTTCCTGTCTGCGGTGGGCGTCTTCATCGTTGCGTTGgccgtcctcttcctcttcatcaacaAGAAGCTCTGCTTCTCACGCGTCGGCGGGCTGCCCTGCCTCGAACAACATGGCCGCCGCAAGAAGGGACGGGCAGGGATCCGCCAGGGGCTTG TGGACAGCTACGGCGGCGGCGACGAGGACGATGACGAcatcagcagctcctctgacaGCGAGGATGAGGTCCTGAAACAGTTTGAGATCTCTGTGTCACGCTCGCAGAGTTTCCGCAGCACGGCGGCGGCGGCTACTGGCTCCGAGCAGCAGTCCCAGCAGGTCCAGCAGGCCCAGCTGTCGTTGGGTCGACGCCACAAGTTCACCCGACTGTCAGACCACGAAGAGGGCAGCACTGAGCCGTCAGACTGTGAAG AAATGGAGGCTCAGGGCCGTCACGGCTTCCTGGACCCACTGTCCGCCGCACTGGAGGAGAGCGAGCAGGCGTCCGCTCCTTCCCTGGAGAAAGCTGTCAGAGTGGAGGCGCCGGCAGCCAGCAGGGACAGCCCCACCCCGGGCATGCGTCGACAGGCCGCGGATGGCAGCGAGGACACGGAGAACGTGACGGATAACGACAAGAACGAAGCCACTGACAGCTCGTCCGCCTGGAGCCCAGAG GAGCAGCCGCCGCTCCTCAATGAGCTCTCCTCTCAGCCCGTCAGCTCCACCCCTCGAACCCCCATCTCCAAATGTGGAGACCTGCTCCTCTCCCTGGAGTACCAGCCCGACTTGGAGAAGGTCCTGGTCTCTGTGATTGCAGCCCGGGACATCCCCGATAAAGCCCGCAGCGGCATGGACTCCTGGCAGGTGCACATGGTCCTCCTGCCCTCCAAGAAACAGCGGCACAAGACGTCGGTGCAGAAAGGCTCGCTGCCGCACTTCAACGAAACCTTCCGCTTCTCCCGCCTGGAGCCGTCCGACCTGCAGATGTCGGCCGTCCGGTTCCGGCTGTATGCGCTGGGAGGCAGGATGTCCCGCGAGCGCATGATGGGGGAGAAGTTGCTGCATTTGGGAGAGCTCAACCCGGAGGGGGGTGCGATGGAGACGACGCTGCTTCTGGAGCCGCGCAGTAACCTCAAG AGCTTGGGCTCCCAGCTGAGTCTGTCTGCCGTGTCCCAGAGCGACAGCGCCTCGTCCACTCAGTCTCTGACCCACGGCGGCGTCCCCGAGCTCCTGGTCGGTCTCTCCTATAACGCAACAACCGGACGGATGTCTGTGGAGCTCATCAAGGGCAGCCACTTCAGGAACCTGGCCATCAACAGACCCCCAG ACACCTACGGCCGGCTGTCTCTGCTGAACTCGGTGGGTCAGGAGATGTCCCGCTGTAAGACATCAGTGCGTCGTGGTCAGCCCAACCCCGTCTACAAGGAGACGTTTGTCTtccaggtggcgctgttccaaCTGTCAGACGTCACGCTGCTGATCTCCATCTACAACCGCCGCAGCATGAAGCGCAAAGAGATGGTGGGCTGGATCGCTCTGGGCCAGAACAGCAGCGGCGAGGAGGAGCAGCTCCACTGGCAGGACATGAAGGAGAGCCGGGGACAGCAGGTGTGCCGCTGGCACGTCCTGCTGGAGGCGTAA